In Lentilactobacillus sp. SPB1-3, the sequence GTTCACCCTGCTTAGCCGATTCTTCATAAGCTACCACGTGGACATCATAATCATCCATGTCAATGTCTGCGATCTGTTTTGCGAACTTAATTTTGGGGACGACATTTCGATGGGATTGTTCCGCTGCACTTTTAGCAACTTCTTGGAGTCGACTGATTTTTTTATCAGCTTTATTATCCCAGTGAACGACGGAGCGTTGCATCTGAGTGAAAATGATTTCGTTGACTCCTAATTCTGTGGACTTCTGAACAATAATTTCTGGCTTACTCTGTTTCGGTAGACCACAAATCAAAGAAATTTTGACCGGCAGTTCCACATTGTGATTTAAATCACGAATTATATGACAAACTGCTTGTTGGCCATCAATTTTAGTCAATTCTGCCAAATACACATGATGATCATTCAATACTACTTCTAATTGATCACCAGGTTCACTACGCAGTACTCTAACAAAG encodes:
- a CDS encoding 16S rRNA (uracil(1498)-N(3))-methyltransferase, with protein sequence MQHYFINSNLPDDHNIELPTDVAKHFVRVLRSEPGDQLEVVLNDHHVYLAELTKIDGQQAVCHIIRDLNHNVELPVKISLICGLPKQSKPEIIVQKSTELGVNEIIFTQMQRSVVHWDNKADKKISRLQEVAKSAAEQSHRNVVPKIKFAKQIADIDMDDYDVHVVAYEESAKQGEQSNLSKAFSNMNSGDSAVFVIGPEGGVSDDEINHLSESQFISAGLGPRILRTETAPFYVLAAASYHFELSH